One region of Vibrio sp. FE10 genomic DNA includes:
- a CDS encoding LysR family transcriptional regulator yields MLDKMAFFIYVVRTGSISAAARKLNISVSAGSRWLQDLELKFGMPLYRRNNRLLKPTPAGQTLFDQFSVLVDQSETVMRTMQDYQKHDKGHIDVICTPVYANHFLMNHISEYLLTNPEITFNLNITPWALDHAADSDITISANASYQGYREKDLHLVRREIMQSPFVVVASPGYLARNNTPQRPSELKTHLCLFATTLTGSNDWVFTQDNECQIIKIPKSLEVNDSDLLLQAALNGTGIAYLPQFLVEKHINDKTLVPIFECYDTSIWSLNMYYQPATTASAVAIHFKDFLLAKH; encoded by the coding sequence ATGTTAGATAAAATGGCATTTTTTATTTACGTTGTACGCACAGGGTCAATTTCTGCCGCAGCGCGTAAGCTCAACATTTCAGTATCAGCCGGTAGCCGCTGGCTTCAGGATCTTGAGCTTAAATTTGGAATGCCATTATATCGACGCAATAATCGCTTGTTAAAACCCACACCTGCTGGCCAAACTTTATTTGATCAGTTTTCGGTACTCGTCGATCAATCTGAAACTGTCATGCGCACGATGCAAGATTACCAAAAACACGATAAAGGCCATATTGATGTAATCTGCACACCAGTCTATGCCAACCATTTTTTAATGAATCACATCAGCGAGTACTTACTCACCAACCCCGAGATCACTTTTAACCTCAACATTACACCTTGGGCACTTGATCATGCCGCTGACAGTGATATTACCATCAGCGCTAACGCATCTTATCAAGGCTATCGAGAAAAAGACTTACACCTAGTTCGTCGTGAGATAATGCAAAGTCCCTTTGTCGTCGTCGCTTCTCCGGGCTATCTTGCTAGAAACAATACTCCACAACGCCCTTCTGAACTAAAAACTCATTTATGCCTGTTTGCAACGACGCTCACCGGAAGTAATGACTGGGTGTTTACTCAGGATAATGAGTGCCAGATTATTAAAATCCCTAAATCGTTGGAGGTTAATGATAGTGACCTATTACTGCAAGCCGCACTGAACGGAACTGGTATCGCTTATCTACCGCAATTTTTGGTAGAAAAGCACATCAATGACAAAACACTAGTGCCTATTTTTGAATGCTATGACACCAGTATTTGGAGCTTAAATATGTACTACCAACCAGCCACAACCGCATCCGCCGTTGCTATTCATTTTAAAGATTTCTTATTGGCGAAACATTGA
- the iolE gene encoding myo-inosose-2 dehydratase, giving the protein MSKVQYGISPLTWTNDDMPELGGEIPLETCLSEMSESGFTGTELGTKYPRDPETLIPLLKNHNLVLASGWFSGNLMTLTAEEEIAEMQGHILLLKAAGCKAMVYGEVSNTVHGDISKPLSSRVILTEDEWKTYAEKLTTVADYLLNKHDIKLSFHHHVGTIVETEEDINRLMEATGDSVYLTLDTGHITYGGGNPVNVIERWGHRIGHMHFKDLRIEVMNAARDADKSFLNAVLDGVFTVPGTGDVNYDDVFAALKARNYEGWLLVEAEQDPAKAHPLTFAKTAYENITGYANKYGL; this is encoded by the coding sequence ATGAGCAAAGTTCAATACGGAATTAGCCCTTTAACTTGGACAAATGATGACATGCCAGAACTGGGTGGTGAGATCCCGTTAGAGACGTGTTTGAGCGAAATGTCTGAGTCTGGCTTTACTGGTACCGAGCTAGGCACTAAATACCCGAGAGATCCAGAAACTCTTATTCCATTGTTGAAAAATCACAACCTAGTATTGGCATCTGGTTGGTTCAGCGGAAATTTGATGACATTAACTGCAGAAGAAGAAATTGCGGAAATGCAAGGTCATATCTTGTTGCTTAAAGCCGCTGGTTGTAAGGCGATGGTTTACGGTGAGGTCAGCAATACTGTGCATGGCGACATCAGCAAGCCGTTGTCATCTCGCGTGATTTTGACTGAAGATGAGTGGAAAACTTACGCTGAAAAACTAACTACTGTTGCTGATTACCTGTTGAACAAGCATGACATCAAGCTTTCATTCCATCATCACGTGGGAACGATTGTTGAAACGGAAGAAGATATCAATCGTTTGATGGAAGCGACCGGTGATTCTGTTTATCTGACACTAGATACGGGCCACATCACTTACGGGGGTGGTAACCCTGTGAATGTTATTGAGCGTTGGGGTCACCGTATCGGTCATATGCATTTTAAAGACCTTCGTATTGAAGTGATGAACGCAGCTCGTGATGCTGATAAATCATTCTTAAACGCCGTGCTTGATGGGGTATTCACGGTTCCAGGTACGGGTGATGTGAATTACGACGATGTGTTTGCTGCACTTAAAGCGCGTAATTATGAAGGTTGGCTATTGGTAGAAGCGGAACAAGATCCAGCGAAAGCACATCCGCTTACGTTTGCAAAAACGGCTTACGAGAACATTACGGGCTACGCAAATAAATACGGCTTGTAA
- the iolD gene encoding 3D-(3,5/4)-trihydroxycyclohexane-1,2-dione acylhydrolase (decyclizing), with protein MKTVRLTVAEALAKYLAAQKIVVDGKEEQLFGAAFAIFGHGNVTCFGQQLKNIEEKIPTWRGQNEQSMATAAIAYAKANKRQRIGIATSSIGPGATNMVTAAGIAHTNRLPLLLISGDAYVSRLPDPVLQQPENFEDPSVTSNDAFKPLTRYWDRVLSPAQLMHTLPQALDTMLDPATCGPVFLGLPQDVQGIAYDFPEIFFEEKCHRIRRPEPEMVVLEEAKEILIKAKKPLIISGGGVHYSLATDELAAFAAKHNIPVVETIAGRATMLQDNPLNAGPIGVTGSNSANHMANEADVVLAIGTRLQDFTTGSWSVFKNPEMQLISINVAKFDAIKHRSHPVIGDAKTSMTKLSGLLADWRSGDEWSSKAKVEADEWKALVQRRTHPQAGELLEGTSSYAEVIGKLNRSMEEGDTVLTAAGGLPAELSMNWQNYQIGKFDIDFGYSCMGYEIAGGWGAKIANPDSDVVVLVGDGSYLIQNSDIYSSVLTGHKMIVVVCDNGGFAVINKLQNNTGNESFNNLLEDCRRPDGELARVDFAKHAEAQGAISEKLTSITDFDAAFARAKEADRTYVIVVDIDPVSPAAWSKCDCWWEVGLPEVTRNEDTAKKVADWEEGRAAQRRGV; from the coding sequence ATGAAAACTGTACGCCTAACCGTTGCTGAAGCCTTAGCTAAATATCTTGCAGCGCAGAAAATTGTAGTCGATGGGAAAGAAGAGCAATTATTTGGTGCCGCTTTCGCCATTTTTGGTCACGGCAATGTGACATGTTTTGGCCAACAGCTGAAAAACATCGAAGAAAAAATCCCAACGTGGCGTGGTCAAAACGAGCAATCAATGGCTACGGCTGCTATCGCTTATGCAAAAGCGAATAAGCGTCAACGTATAGGTATTGCGACCAGCTCAATTGGTCCTGGTGCCACCAATATGGTCACTGCAGCCGGTATTGCACATACTAACCGTCTGCCACTATTACTTATCTCTGGTGATGCTTATGTAAGCCGTCTTCCAGATCCTGTATTGCAACAGCCAGAAAATTTTGAAGATCCATCGGTGACTTCTAACGACGCATTCAAACCATTGACTCGTTACTGGGACCGCGTGTTGTCGCCTGCTCAATTGATGCATACGCTTCCACAAGCACTAGATACTATGCTCGACCCTGCGACATGCGGGCCAGTTTTTCTTGGATTACCGCAAGATGTTCAAGGCATTGCTTACGATTTCCCAGAGATATTTTTTGAAGAGAAATGTCATCGTATCCGTCGCCCTGAGCCGGAAATGGTCGTACTAGAAGAAGCGAAAGAGATCTTAATTAAAGCGAAGAAGCCTTTGATTATTTCAGGTGGAGGTGTGCATTACTCGCTTGCAACTGATGAACTAGCCGCGTTCGCAGCTAAGCATAACATCCCTGTTGTCGAAACTATTGCTGGTCGTGCGACCATGCTGCAAGACAATCCACTCAACGCAGGGCCTATCGGCGTTACTGGCTCTAACTCTGCTAACCATATGGCTAACGAAGCTGATGTCGTACTTGCGATTGGTACACGTTTACAAGATTTCACTACGGGATCTTGGAGCGTATTCAAAAATCCAGAAATGCAGCTAATTAGTATTAACGTGGCCAAATTCGATGCGATTAAGCATCGCTCTCATCCAGTTATTGGTGATGCGAAAACCAGTATGACGAAATTATCTGGTCTTTTGGCTGACTGGCGATCAGGTGATGAGTGGTCTTCAAAAGCCAAAGTAGAAGCTGATGAGTGGAAGGCGTTAGTCCAACGTCGTACTCACCCACAAGCAGGTGAATTGCTTGAAGGTACTTCTTCTTACGCTGAAGTGATTGGCAAGCTGAACCGTAGTATGGAAGAGGGCGATACAGTCTTGACTGCCGCCGGCGGATTGCCTGCTGAACTGTCTATGAACTGGCAGAATTACCAAATTGGTAAGTTTGATATCGACTTTGGCTATTCGTGTATGGGTTATGAGATCGCAGGTGGCTGGGGGGCGAAAATTGCCAACCCAGACAGTGATGTTGTGGTTCTTGTTGGTGATGGTTCGTACCTCATTCAAAACTCAGATATCTATTCGTCGGTTTTGACTGGACACAAAATGATCGTTGTCGTTTGTGACAATGGCGGCTTCGCTGTTATCAACAAGCTTCAGAACAATACAGGTAATGAATCATTTAATAACCTCTTAGAAGATTGTCGTCGCCCTGACGGAGAATTAGCCCGTGTTGATTTTGCTAAGCATGCAGAAGCACAAGGTGCAATCAGCGAGAAATTGACCTCAATTACCGACTTTGATGCTGCATTCGCAAGAGCGAAAGAAGCTGACCGTACCTACGTTATCGTTGTAGACATTGACCCAGTATCTCCGGCGGCATGGTCGAAATGTGATTGCTGGTGGGAAGTAGGACTTCCTGAGGTTACACGTAACGAAGATACCGCAAAAAAAGTCGCTGATTGGGAAGAGGGCCGTGCGGCTCAGCGTCGCGGTGTTTAA
- a CDS encoding sugar porter family MFS transporter, producing MSPNNGTQSHKHNIAYIVRICCIAALGGILLGYDTAVISGAIGPIREHFGLTPAQTGWAVSSVVLGSIIGAVSAGTVALKYGRRSALFLSAVLFIISAIGSAIAPTFTIYVLLRIVGGVAVGIACVVSPMYMSEVAPKDFRGRAVSMFQQSAVIGQTGVFYVNYLIAKGMSEAWLVDVGWRWMLASEVLPATLFGCLLIMIPESPRWLVLKGKIGKAKETLSRISNPEHADRVILEVQKSLVPANASKNSKISLRSPLLFSILVIGTFVAAAQQLTGINVIMYYTPEILKPIAGGTENALFQTTFVGVVFILGNGLGMYLIDKVGRLPLMKYGTLGCALGMTIVGYVLYTGTEGYAALFALCLYVVAYATSWGCACWTMISEIFPNSIRSRAMAIAVGAQWFTGFIVTQSFPMLNENPYLKENFNGAFAFWVFAALSLICMVVVVKYVPETKGVALEDMEKVMAKKLGKQAPNKKTEAAA from the coding sequence ATGTCACCTAATAATGGGACACAGTCTCACAAACATAATATCGCTTACATAGTTAGAATTTGTTGTATCGCTGCACTTGGGGGAATCTTGCTCGGTTATGATACCGCGGTAATATCAGGGGCAATTGGGCCAATAAGAGAGCATTTTGGTTTAACGCCCGCTCAAACTGGCTGGGCAGTATCCAGTGTAGTGTTGGGAAGTATTATCGGTGCTGTATCTGCAGGAACTGTTGCCCTAAAATATGGTCGTCGAAGTGCACTCTTCTTATCTGCTGTGTTGTTTATCATATCCGCCATCGGTTCCGCTATCGCACCTACATTTACCATCTATGTGTTACTCAGAATCGTCGGTGGTGTGGCAGTTGGTATCGCTTGTGTAGTTTCCCCAATGTACATGTCAGAGGTTGCCCCAAAAGATTTTCGCGGTCGAGCGGTCAGTATGTTCCAGCAATCCGCTGTTATAGGTCAAACTGGGGTGTTCTACGTTAACTATCTAATTGCGAAAGGAATGTCCGAAGCTTGGTTAGTTGATGTCGGATGGCGCTGGATGTTGGCTTCTGAAGTATTGCCAGCGACATTATTCGGTTGCCTATTAATCATGATTCCTGAATCCCCACGTTGGTTAGTACTCAAGGGGAAAATAGGTAAAGCAAAAGAGACACTCTCTCGAATTTCCAACCCAGAACATGCAGACAGAGTGATCCTAGAGGTACAAAAATCTTTAGTTCCAGCGAACGCATCCAAAAACAGTAAAATCAGCTTACGTTCCCCTCTTCTTTTTTCAATCCTTGTCATTGGTACATTTGTCGCGGCAGCGCAGCAACTTACTGGTATCAACGTCATCATGTATTACACCCCAGAAATCTTAAAACCTATAGCCGGTGGTACTGAGAACGCGTTGTTCCAAACGACATTTGTAGGTGTGGTGTTCATTCTTGGTAACGGATTAGGTATGTACTTAATCGACAAAGTTGGTCGCCTGCCGCTCATGAAATACGGAACTCTGGGCTGTGCACTTGGCATGACTATTGTTGGATATGTGCTCTATACCGGAACGGAAGGTTATGCAGCATTGTTTGCGCTGTGTTTGTATGTTGTCGCTTACGCTACATCTTGGGGTTGTGCATGTTGGACGATGATCTCAGAAATATTCCCTAACAGCATTCGTTCAAGAGCAATGGCTATCGCTGTGGGTGCACAATGGTTTACTGGATTTATTGTGACTCAAAGCTTCCCTATGCTTAACGAAAATCCATATCTAAAAGAAAACTTCAACGGCGCTTTCGCTTTTTGGGTGTTCGCCGCGTTGTCCCTCATTTGTATGGTTGTCGTTGTTAAGTACGTTCCTGAGACCAAAGGGGTTGCCCTCGAAGACATGGAAAAAGTCATGGCGAAAAAACTCGGGAAACAAGCTCCAAACAAAAAAACGGAAGCTGCTGCATAA
- a CDS encoding DapH/DapD/GlmU-related protein: MSQPLSPTLNSEPSVAESSKLHNVELGRWTEIADRCVLNNVLVGDYSYIQNDCNLMFTEIGKFTSIAAAVRLNPSNHPWWRPTLHHFTYRPGKYQLGEDPTSLDDEVFSWREEDKVQVGHDVWIGHGVIVLPGITIGNGSIVGAGSVVTKDVPPYSIVVGNPAKVLRPRFDDPSYAERLESLEWWHWDDKKLAEALPLFQKDCGEFLSHFEQT, translated from the coding sequence GCTGAAAGCAGCAAGCTGCACAACGTTGAGCTTGGGCGTTGGACTGAAATTGCTGACCGTTGTGTGTTAAATAACGTATTGGTTGGAGATTACAGTTATATCCAAAACGACTGTAATCTGATGTTTACCGAGATTGGTAAGTTCACATCAATCGCAGCGGCGGTTCGTCTGAATCCGAGCAATCACCCGTGGTGGCGTCCTACATTGCATCACTTCACTTATCGCCCTGGGAAGTATCAGTTAGGTGAAGATCCTACGTCACTGGATGATGAGGTGTTCTCGTGGCGCGAAGAAGACAAAGTACAGGTTGGACACGATGTGTGGATTGGTCACGGCGTGATTGTGCTGCCGGGTATTACGATTGGCAATGGTTCGATTGTTGGGGCTGGTAGCGTGGTGACGAAAGACGTACCACCATACTCGATTGTGGTTGGCAACCCTGCCAAGGTGCTGCGTCCTCGTTTTGATGATCCTAGCTATGCTGAGCGATTAGAAAGCCTTGAGTGGTGGCATTGGGATGATAAAAAACTGGCAGAAGCATTGCCACTTTTCCAAAAAGATTGCGGTGAGTTTTTGAGTCACTTTGAGCAAACCTAA